In Hypanus sabinus isolate sHypSab1 unplaced genomic scaffold, sHypSab1.hap1 scaffold_1949, whole genome shotgun sequence, one DNA window encodes the following:
- the LOC132387532 gene encoding NACHT, LRR and PYD domains-containing protein 3-like: MEKGSRARRVMWETFVKMRIGVPKLEKILKEIQEHGCDSSHRPIPAQHLLKILSELKDVQQKHKETLRAQTETLRVNTILMTEKVKVFQLVDQYTELTVISTVRDRRLVEHELLERGRDHEEWREKHLRGKLEKIRTDQLFQSSFSRSNSESGNSAAVAGDPGIGKTTMVQKIVYDWVTGKIYQQFQFVFSFKFRGLNFINHRINLTELILDQYPYFANILREVWKNPEGLLFIFDGLDEFNDAIDFADSRRDTETWSTCTDPEFKCKVSDIVYSLIQGKLLPGCSVLVTTRPTALHLLKKTEISVRAEILGFSGEERKKYFFRYFEDQTVAAAVFRHVKENEILYSMSYNPSYCSILALALGPFFTPNVRDPQRVPKTITQLYSYYIYNILKNHSREIENPRDMLLRVGQMAFRGVSEKKIVFTDGDLINYNLQPSQFLSGFLMELLEREDSARNVVYTFPHLTIQEFVAAVAQFLNPHPGDILKFLTGAHNTTDGRFEVFLRFVAGLSNPKTARGLEEFLGPFPHQTTCRVIDWVKEEVIRQINISAGEDDTRNLLNTLHYLFESQNTGLARGTLGSVEKLSFSEMPLSPIDCGILSHVIGLCDTIKHLCFWNCRIQFEGIQRLGSGLHKCQELRLGSNDLGDSGVKLVSAALRNPECKIQKLRLNDVGLTGSGAEDLASTLSANRTLTELNLSVNKLEDSGVKLVSAALRNPECKIQKLWLWKVGLTDSGAEDLVSALSTNQSLTELDLRLNSLTDRSVPALRRLILSVQSLAYIELWRNHFSETGEMELRSLQEVRPGLTVNL, from the exons atgttcaacagaaacacaaggagactctgcgggcacaaactgaaacactgagagtgaacacgatcctgatgacggagaaggtgaaggttttccagctggttgatcaatacactgagctcacggtcatttctactgttcgagatcggagactggtggaacatgagctgctggaaagaggcagagaccacgaggagtggagagaaaaacatctcCGTGGtaagctggaaaaaatccggactgatcagctgttccagagcagcttttcccggagtaaCTCTGAATCTGGGAATTCGGCAGCAGTTGCTGGAGACCCAGGGATCGGGAAAaccacaatggtacaaaagattgtttatgactgggtcACGGGGAAAATATatcaacaattccagtttgtcttcagtttcaaattccggggtTTAAACTTCATTAACCACAGAATAAACCTGACAGAACtcattctggatcagtatccttactttgcaaatatcctgagagaggtctggaagaacccagagggattgctgtttatattcgatggtttggatgaattcaatgacgcaattgattttgctgacagtcggagagatacagaaACTTGGTCcacatgcacagatcctgaattcaagtgcaaggtgtctgatattgtgtacagtttaatccagggcaagctgctcccagggtgttcagtgctggtgaccacccgccccactgcgttacatttattgaaaAAGACTGAGATCAGTGTcagggctgaaatcctgggattttctggtgaggaacggaagaaatatttcttcaggtattttgaagatcagacggtggcagcagctgttttcagacatgtgaaggagaacgagatcctgtacagcatgagctacaacccctcctactgctcgATCcttgctctggcactgggccccttcttcacaccaaatgtcagggacccgcagcgagtgcccaagaccatcacccaactgtactcctactatatttacaacatcctgaaaaaccacagccgtgagattgagaacccccgtgatatgttactcagggttggtcagatggccttcagaggagtgtccgagaagaagattgtgtttacagatggggatttgatcaactacaatctgcagccttcccagttcctgtccgggttcctgatggagcttttggagagagaggattctgcccggaatgtggtgtacacattcccacacctcaccatccaagagtttgtagctgcagtcgcacaattcctgaatccacatcccggggatatctTGAAATTCCTCACTGGAGCCCACAATAccacagatgggcgatttgaagtatttctccgttttgttgctggacTCTCCAACCCAaagacagctcggggcctggaggagtttctgggtccatttcctcatcaaacaacctgccgggtgattgactgggtgaaggaggaggttataCGCCAGATAAATATCTCTGCTGGTGAAGATGATACAAGGaacctcctgaacacattgcactacctgtttgagtctcagaatacTGGACTGGCTCGAGgcacactgggatctgtggaaaaacTTTCATTCAGTGAAATGCCACTGTCCCCGATTGACTGCGGGAtcctgtctcatgtcattggactctgtgatacaataaaacacctctgTTTTTGGAACTGCCGTATTCAGTTTGAAGGAATACAGCGGCTGGGATCCGGGCtacacaagtgccaggagttgag acttgggagtaatgacctgggagattcaggagtgaaactggtgtctgcggctctgaggaacccagagtgtaaaatacagaaactgcg gcTGAACGATGTTGGCCTCACAggttctggtgccgaggatctcgcctccaCTCTCAGTGCAAACCGTACACTTACAGAGCTGAACCTGAGTGTTAATAAACTggaagattcaggagtgaaactggtgtctgcggctctgaggaacccggagtgtaaaatacagaaactgtg gctgtggaAAGTTGGTCTCacggattctggtgccgaggatcttgtctcggctctcagtacaaaccaatcactgacggagctggacctgagATTAAACTCGCTAACGGACCGATCTGTCCCTGCTCTCCGTCGCCTGATACTGTCCGTCCAAAGTCTGGCCTATATTGA GCTGTGGAGAAATCACTTCAGTGAGACTGGGGAGatggaactgagatctctgcaggaagtcagacccggactgacagtgaacctgtga